One Pseudomonas sp. C27(2019) DNA window includes the following coding sequences:
- a CDS encoding AlpA family transcriptional regulator, giving the protein MKLLKMRDVMALTSLAKSTIYKYIDTEGFPKQVKLGSGSVAWVEGEVLDWIEAKIAQRDAPIMERGSA; this is encoded by the coding sequence ATGAAGCTACTGAAAATGAGAGATGTCATGGCTCTGACTAGCTTGGCTAAGTCAACTATTTATAAATACATTGATACCGAAGGATTCCCTAAGCAGGTCAAGCTAGGGAGTGGTTCTGTTGCTTGGGTTGAAGGCGAGGTGTTGGACTGGATAGAAGCGAAAATCGCTCAGCGTGATGCGCCGATAATGGAGCGGGGCTCAGCTTGA